The Zingiber officinale cultivar Zhangliang chromosome 10A, Zo_v1.1, whole genome shotgun sequence genome contains a region encoding:
- the LOC122026486 gene encoding plasma membrane ATPase 4-like, with the protein MAGEKAISLEQIKNETVDLERIPIEEVFEQLKCTKEGLTTDEGANRLQIFGPNKLEEKKESKILKFLGFMWNPLSWVMEMAAIMAIVLANGDHKSPDWQDFIGIIVLLVINSTISFIEENNAGNAAAALMAGLAPKTKVLRDGRWSEQDAAILVPGDIISIKLGDIIPADARLLEGDPLKIDQSALTGESLPVTKNPGDEVFSGSTCKQGEIEAIVIATGVHTFFGKAAHLVDSTNQVGHFQKVLTAIGNFCICSIAVGMVIEIIVMYPIQHRRYRDGIDNLLVLLIGGIPIAMPTVLSVTMAIGSHRLSEQGAITKRMTAIEEMAGMDVLCSDKTGTLTLNKLSIDKLLIEVFTKGVDKEHVVLLAARASRTENQDAIDAAMVGMLADPKEARAGIREVHFLPFNPVDKRTALTYIDGNDNWHRVSKGAPEQILNLCNCKEDVRTKVHSVIDKYAERGLRSLAIARQEVPEKSKESAGAPWQFVGVLPLFDPPRHDSAETIRRALNLGVNVKMITGDQLAIAKETGRRLGMNKKLN; encoded by the exons ATGGCCGGCGAGAAAGCGATCAGCTTGGAGCAGATCAAGAACGAGACCGTCGACCTT GAACGGATTCCCATAGAAGAGGTGTTCGAGCAGCTGAAATGCACCAAAGAAGGTCTAACTACGGACGAAGGAGCCAATCGGCTCCAAATCTTCGGTCCAAACAAGCTCGAAGAGAAAAag GAAAGTAAGATTCTCAAGTTCTTGGGCTTCATGTGGAACCCCCTTTCGTGGGTCATGGAGATGGCTGCCATCATGGCCATAGTCTTGGCCAACGGAGACCACAAGTCACCGGATTGGCAAGACTTCATCGGCATCATCGTACTCCTCGTCATCAACTCCACTATCAGCTTTATCGAAGAAAATAATGCCGGTAACGCCGCCGCCGCACTAATGGCCGGCCTCGCCCCGAAGACAAAG GTTCTTAGAGATGGCCGCTGGAGTGAACAGGACGCGGCAATTCTTGTGCCAGGCGACATAATTAGTATCAAACTTGGCGATATAATCCCAGCTGATGCACGTCTGCTCGAAGGGGATCCGCTGAAGATTGATCAGTCCGCTTTAACTGGAGAATCTCTCCCGGTTACCAAGAATCCAGGAGACGAAGTGTTCTCTGGCTCAACTTGCAAGCAGGGTGAAATAGAGGCCATTGTCATTGCCACTGGAGTTCATACCTTCTTCGGAAAGGCAGCACATCTCGTAGACAGCACGAACCAAGTTGGGCACTTCCAGAAGGTGCTGACGGCCATTGGTAACTTCTGTATCTGCTCCATTGCAGTCGGCATGGTCATTGAGATCATCGTCATGTATCCAATCCAGCACAGAAGATATAGAGATGGTATTGATAATCTATTGGTCCTCTTGATTGGAGGTATCCCGATTGCCATGCCAACAGTCCTGTCTGTGACCATGGCTATTGGATCACACAGACTATCTGAACAAGGTGCTATCACAAAGAGAATGACCGCGATAGAGGAGATGGCTGGCATGGACGTCCTCTGCAGTGATAAAACAGGGACATTAACTCTTAACAAATTGAGCATCGACAAACTTCTTATTGAGGTTTTCACAAAAGGGGTGGATAAGGAGCATGTGGTCCTATTGGCAGCAAGAGCATCAAGAACAGAGAATCAGGATGCTATTGATGCTGCCATGGTGGGGATGCTTGCAGACCCAAAGGAG GCGAGAGCAGGTATTAGAGAAGTACATTTTCTTCCCTTCAATCCTGTGGACAAAAGAACTGCTCTCACCTATATCGATGGCAATGACAATTGGCATCGTGTAAGTAAAGGTGCACCTGAGCAG ATTTTGAACCTTTGCAACTGCAAAGAAGATGTCAGGACTAAGGTGCATTCAGTAATTGATAAATATGCTGAACGTGGGCTGCGATCACTAGCTATTGCTAGACAG GAAGTTCCAGAGAAATCCAAAGAGAGTGCAGGGGCACCATGGCAATTTGTAGGGGTGTTACCTCTTTTTGATCCTCCAAGACATGACAGTGCTGAAACTATCCGCAGAGCTCTCAACCTTGGCGTTAATGTCAAAATGATCACAG GTGATCAGCTTGCTATTGCAAAGGAGACAGGGCGGAGACTTGGTatgaacaaaaaattaaattaa
- the LOC122027564 gene encoding villin-4-like: protein MSRTEARAKNPLAGGLKPKPSSSPHMAVSMKNVDSAFHGVGQKAGLEIWRIENFCPVTVPSSSHGKFFTGDSYIVLKVFC from the exons ATGTCGAGAACTGAGGCTCGGGCTAAG AATCCTCTTGCTGGTGGCTTGAAGCCAAAACCAAGCAGTTCTCCACATATGGCAGTCTCCATGAAAAATGTTGATTCAGCTTTTCATGGAGTTGGGCAAAAAGC TGGACTGGAGATATGGCGTATTGAGAACTTTTGCCCAGTCACTGTACCAAGTTCTTCACATGGAAAGTTCTTCACTGGAGATTCATACATAGTTTTGAAGGTATTTTGCTAA